A window of Bacteroidota bacterium genomic DNA:
CAGTTGATTCGTACACCACATAATCTCCATTCTTCAAAACTTTTCCTACAGAGGTTGATGCGCCAAGCAATGGTTTTAAATCCGGAAGGTTGTGCTCGTCAATAGGAGTGGGAACAGCAACGATGAAAAATCTTGCTTTCTTTAAAACATCTAGTGACGCAGTAAATTCAATATCACATCCATCAAAATCTTTTTTCGTGAGTTCATTACTCGGGTCAATTCCCTTCTTCATCAGGTCAACGCGCTTCTGGTTGATGTCAAAACCGATGACTTTTATTTTTTTCGCGAAAGCAAGTGCAATCGGCAATCCAACGTAACCGAGGCCGATAACTGCAAGCGTTGCTTTTTTATTTTTTAATTCCTGATACATGAAAACGTTTGTAGTTTGTAGTTAATTGTTTGTGGTTATTTCTCTCGTTTGAATTTTTCACCTTTATGCTGAGAATTATTAAGGTAATTAATAAGACTGCCAGACTTAGCAATAATTGTTTCAGCAAGTTCGTAATTTTCTTTAAACTCAACTTGTGAAATATATTTCCAATCTAATGCTCTGTAAAGTTGTGACTGTACTTCATTTGCAGAACCAATTGCATATCCCAAAAAGATTACAAATTCTCTATTCCCTCCCCTTCCAAAACCCTCAGCGATATTATCCATTACGGAACCACTTGCATCTTTTATTTGATTCTTAAATCCAAAATCTTTGACAAATGCTCCCTTTTCAGTCAGTGTAAAAATTAAATCAGATAACTGT
This region includes:
- a CDS encoding four helix bundle protein → MATIKQFEDLECWKLARQLSDLIFTLTEKGAFVKDFGFKNQIKDASGSVMDNIAEGFGRGGNREFVIFLGYAIGSANEVQSQLYRALDWKYISQVEFKENYELAETIIAKSGSLINYLNNSQHKGEKFKREK